In a genomic window of Mustela nigripes isolate SB6536 chromosome 8, MUSNIG.SB6536, whole genome shotgun sequence:
- the LOC132023297 gene encoding iron-sulfur cluster co-chaperone protein HscB-like isoform X5 translates to MRGEDDLGFQNTGNRAFRVDTAKLQTRYQELQRLVHPDFFSQRSQTEKDFSEKHSTLVNDAYKTLLAPLSRGLYLLKLHGVEIPEGTDYEMDRQFLMEIMEINEKLAEAQSEAAMKEIESIVRDDLEKAKEMLTKMRYFSNVEEKIKLKKIPF, encoded by the exons atgagaggcgAAGATGACTTGGGCTTTCAAAATACAGG CAACCGTGCCTTCAGAGTTGACACAGCAAAGCTTCAGACTAGGTACCAGGAACTACAGCGTCTTGTCCACCCTGATTTCTTCAGCCAGAGGTCTCAG ACTGAAAAGGACTTCTCAGAGAAGCATTCAACCCTGGTGAATGATGCCTATAAGACCCTTCTGGCTCCCCTGAGCAGGGGACTATACCTT CTAAAGCTCCATGGAGTAGAGATTCCTGAAGGGACAGATTATGAAATGGACAGGCAGTTCCTCATGGAAATaatggaaatcaatgaaaaactTGCAGAAGCTCAAAGTGAAGCTGCCATGAAAGAGATTGAATCTATTGTCAGag ATGATTTGGAAAAAGCCAAGGAAATGTTAACAAAGATGAGATACTTTTCAAATGTAGAAGAAAAGATCAAGTTAAAGAAGATTCCCTTCTAA
- the LOC132023297 gene encoding iron-sulfur cluster co-chaperone protein HscB-like isoform X2: MRGEDDLGFQNTGNRAFRVDTAKLQTRYQELQRLVHPDFFSQRSQTEKDFSEKHSTLVNDAYKTLLAPLSRGLYLLKLHGVEIPEGTDYEMDRQFLMEIMEINEKLAEAQSEAAMKEIESIVRAKQKELTDNVSRAFEQDTGRQESYLLMLAATNSKRRKEETFFFSPNNMIWKKPRKC; encoded by the exons atgagaggcgAAGATGACTTGGGCTTTCAAAATACAGG CAACCGTGCCTTCAGAGTTGACACAGCAAAGCTTCAGACTAGGTACCAGGAACTACAGCGTCTTGTCCACCCTGATTTCTTCAGCCAGAGGTCTCAG ACTGAAAAGGACTTCTCAGAGAAGCATTCAACCCTGGTGAATGATGCCTATAAGACCCTTCTGGCTCCCCTGAGCAGGGGACTATACCTT CTAAAGCTCCATGGAGTAGAGATTCCTGAAGGGACAGATTATGAAATGGACAGGCAGTTCCTCATGGAAATaatggaaatcaatgaaaaactTGCAGAAGCTCAAAGTGAAGCTGCCATGAAAGAGATTGAATCTATTGTCAGag CTAAACAGAAAGAACTGACTGACAATGTGAGCAGAGCTTTTGAACAAG ACACTGGGAGACAGGAGTCCTACCTTCTGATGTTAGCTGCAACGAACAGTAAGAGACGgaaagaagagacatttttcttttctccgaACAAT ATGATTTGGAAAAAGCCAAGGAAATGTTAA
- the LOC132023297 gene encoding iron-sulfur cluster co-chaperone protein HscB-like isoform X6 — protein sequence MRGEDDLGFQNTGNRAFRVDTAKLQTRYQELQRLVHPDFFSQRSQTEKDFSEKHSTLVNDAYKTLLAPLSRGLYLLKLHGVEIPEGTDYEMDRQFLMEIMEINEKLAEAQSEAAMKEIESIVRAKQKELTDNVSRAFEQGSLLDVDLRSHV from the exons atgagaggcgAAGATGACTTGGGCTTTCAAAATACAGG CAACCGTGCCTTCAGAGTTGACACAGCAAAGCTTCAGACTAGGTACCAGGAACTACAGCGTCTTGTCCACCCTGATTTCTTCAGCCAGAGGTCTCAG ACTGAAAAGGACTTCTCAGAGAAGCATTCAACCCTGGTGAATGATGCCTATAAGACCCTTCTGGCTCCCCTGAGCAGGGGACTATACCTT CTAAAGCTCCATGGAGTAGAGATTCCTGAAGGGACAGATTATGAAATGGACAGGCAGTTCCTCATGGAAATaatggaaatcaatgaaaaactTGCAGAAGCTCAAAGTGAAGCTGCCATGAAAGAGATTGAATCTATTGTCAGag CTAAACAGAAAGAACTGACTGACAATGTGAGCAGAGCTTTTGAACAAG GTTCCCTTCTTGATGTTGACCTGAGAAGCCACGTGTAG
- the LOC132023297 gene encoding iron-sulfur cluster co-chaperone protein HscB-like isoform X1, producing the protein MRGEDDLGFQNTGNRAFRVDTAKLQTRYQELQRLVHPDFFSQRSQTEKDFSEKHSTLVNDAYKTLLAPLSRGLYLLKLHGVEIPEGTDYEMDRQFLMEIMEINEKLAEAQSEAAMKEIESIVRAKQKELTDNVSRAFEQGFYPPSDTGRQESYLLMLAATNSKRRKEETFFFSPNNMIWKKPRKC; encoded by the exons atgagaggcgAAGATGACTTGGGCTTTCAAAATACAGG CAACCGTGCCTTCAGAGTTGACACAGCAAAGCTTCAGACTAGGTACCAGGAACTACAGCGTCTTGTCCACCCTGATTTCTTCAGCCAGAGGTCTCAG ACTGAAAAGGACTTCTCAGAGAAGCATTCAACCCTGGTGAATGATGCCTATAAGACCCTTCTGGCTCCCCTGAGCAGGGGACTATACCTT CTAAAGCTCCATGGAGTAGAGATTCCTGAAGGGACAGATTATGAAATGGACAGGCAGTTCCTCATGGAAATaatggaaatcaatgaaaaactTGCAGAAGCTCAAAGTGAAGCTGCCATGAAAGAGATTGAATCTATTGTCAGag CTAAACAGAAAGAACTGACTGACAATGTGAGCAGAGCTTTTGAACAAG GCTTCTACCCTCCCTCAGACACTGGGAGACAGGAGTCCTACCTTCTGATGTTAGCTGCAACGAACAGTAAGAGACGgaaagaagagacatttttcttttctccgaACAAT ATGATTTGGAAAAAGCCAAGGAAATGTTAA
- the LOC132023297 gene encoding iron-sulfur cluster co-chaperone protein HscB-like isoform X4, whose amino-acid sequence MRGEDDLGFQNTGNRAFRVDTAKLQTRYQELQRLVHPDFFSQRSQTEKDFSEKHSTLVNDAYKTLLAPLSRGLYLLKLHGVEIPEGTDYEMDRQFLMEIMEINEKLAEAQSEAAMKEIESIVRAKQKELTDNVSRAFEQGVQVCDSSVLHSSQHSP is encoded by the exons atgagaggcgAAGATGACTTGGGCTTTCAAAATACAGG CAACCGTGCCTTCAGAGTTGACACAGCAAAGCTTCAGACTAGGTACCAGGAACTACAGCGTCTTGTCCACCCTGATTTCTTCAGCCAGAGGTCTCAG ACTGAAAAGGACTTCTCAGAGAAGCATTCAACCCTGGTGAATGATGCCTATAAGACCCTTCTGGCTCCCCTGAGCAGGGGACTATACCTT CTAAAGCTCCATGGAGTAGAGATTCCTGAAGGGACAGATTATGAAATGGACAGGCAGTTCCTCATGGAAATaatggaaatcaatgaaaaactTGCAGAAGCTCAAAGTGAAGCTGCCATGAAAGAGATTGAATCTATTGTCAGag CTAAACAGAAAGAACTGACTGACAATGTGAGCAGAGCTTTTGAACAAG gggtacaggtctgtgattcatcagtcttacacagttcacagcactcaccatag
- the LOC132023297 gene encoding iron-sulfur cluster co-chaperone protein HscB-like isoform X3, which yields MRGEDDLGFQNTGNRAFRVDTAKLQTRYQELQRLVHPDFFSQRSQTEKDFSEKHSTLVNDAYKTLLAPLSRGLYLLKLHGVEIPEGTDYEMDRQFLMEIMEINEKLAEAQSEAAMKEIESIVRAKQKELTDNVSRAFEQDDLEKAKEMLTKMRYFSNVEEKIKLKKIPF from the exons atgagaggcgAAGATGACTTGGGCTTTCAAAATACAGG CAACCGTGCCTTCAGAGTTGACACAGCAAAGCTTCAGACTAGGTACCAGGAACTACAGCGTCTTGTCCACCCTGATTTCTTCAGCCAGAGGTCTCAG ACTGAAAAGGACTTCTCAGAGAAGCATTCAACCCTGGTGAATGATGCCTATAAGACCCTTCTGGCTCCCCTGAGCAGGGGACTATACCTT CTAAAGCTCCATGGAGTAGAGATTCCTGAAGGGACAGATTATGAAATGGACAGGCAGTTCCTCATGGAAATaatggaaatcaatgaaaaactTGCAGAAGCTCAAAGTGAAGCTGCCATGAAAGAGATTGAATCTATTGTCAGag CTAAACAGAAAGAACTGACTGACAATGTGAGCAGAGCTTTTGAACAAG ATGATTTGGAAAAAGCCAAGGAAATGTTAACAAAGATGAGATACTTTTCAAATGTAGAAGAAAAGATCAAGTTAAAGAAGATTCCCTTCTAA